The stretch of DNA CCCTAGGTTCTAATTCGAGTCCTAAGGGGTCTATGGAATCGTGTCTGGTAGAGTTCCCCTTATGGGTACATTGTGCCCTACACTTATATCGAGAAGGCTACATGGACATTATAGGAATGTTTCACTCTTTATTCTTGTTCTAGAATCGTGCAATAGAACTGAGAAATAATTCCTGACTTGTGCGTTATATCAATTGGCAGAATATGGTGAACACGCGTGGCAGTAATATGAATCGAGAAGCTGCTCTTATTCCCGATGCAGCTTCAGTAGGGGTACCCACTAGGCCTGGGGGCGACCTTCGAAGGCTGCAAGAGAACGGACTGTGCCAGTTTCAATGGCTCAAAGGATGGTCCAGGAGCTCGAGGAAGAAGTTGGCGAGGCACCTACTCCACCTCCAGAACCAAATCACTTGGAGAAGACCCTCACTGATATTAGAAATGCTATGGATACTTTTGCTGACCTCATAGCTATGCAGACCCAACAGAATCTTCAAGTGGGTATTCAGGCACTCCAACAAGGAGGGAAGAGGTCACCAGCGATTGAGGACATGGCACAGTTGGCCATGAATTTTGTGAGACTTAAGCCGCCTGTTTTTACAGGTACAGATCCTACTGCATACACTCAGTACTTTTTGGATTGAGAAAGCTACTACTTTGCTGGGAGTTAAAGACTACCGGGTGGTTCGATTGGCAGCCTACCAATTGAAAGACATTGCTGACCTCTGGTTCAAAGGGGTAGAGAAGAGTCGATTGGAGGATGCACCTCCAATGATTTGGGCGGAGTTTAAGAAGATCTTCATTATGAAGTAGTTACCACCGGGAGTGAGAGCTGCCCTTTGTGATATTGTTTGAGACCTTAAAGCAGGATACCATGAATGTCCTAGAGTATAGCATCGAATTTGAGAAGTTATCCCGTTATTCTCCCCACCTCATCCCCACTGAGGATGAGAAGATTGATCGCTTTGCTCGTTGCTTGATTCTGGGCATCAGAAAAGATACAACTAGTGGGAGAAGAAACACTACCTTTATTGACTTTGTGTATCTAGTAATGGATATCGAGAGGATTCATCAGGAGGAGAGGGCTAACAGGGAGCAGAACAAAAAAGGCCCGGACTTTTGGCACTTTCAGTGAAGTGCCTAGTTCGGGCAAGGAGCAGAGAAGCAAAGGGCCATCTGGCCCACCGCAGTCTAGGATGCAGATAGCTTTCAGTATCCCTCCAGTGGCATACAGTTCCGGATAGGGAGTCCAGTCTAGGAACGTTCAGGCTCAAAGTGGTGTGTGTTCTCATCAACGTCAGTCTAGTGTTACTAGGTTACCCCATGGTTATGGTTGCGGGTTGACGGGTCATATTCGAAAGTTTTGCCCTAACGGGCAATAGGGTTTGAGAGCTCATCCGACGCCTTCTACGGCTACTACTTTGGTTGCACCGCCCCCACCTAAGGGTAATGGGGCCCACAGTGGGCGCAGTGCAGGATAGGTACCGCAAATAGCAATTACTTCTCAGGGGACTCATCCTTGTTTCTATGCCACGCCTACTCGCCTACTACAGAGGCTTCAGATATTGTCATCATAGGTATACTTACTGTTTGTGATCTAGATGCTTATTCTCTTATGGATCCTGGATCTACTTTTTCCTATGTTACTCTGTACTTTACTTTGGATTTTGGGATAGAGACAGAACAACTACTTTAACCATTTTCTGTGTCGgctccggtgggagattctgttattGCCTCTCGCATCTATAGGGGTCGTGTGATTATAATTTAAGATCGAGAGACTACGGCAGACCTACTAGAAATGGTTGACTTTGGTGTAATTATGGGGATAGATTGGTTATACAAGTGTTACACCATTCTTGATTGTCGTGCTAAAGTAGTCAAGTTTGAGTTTCCTAATGAGTCAATTCGTGAGTGGAAGGGCAATATTGCTGAGCCTCGAGTTAAATTTATTGCATACCTCAAGGCGAAGAAGATGATCACGAAGGGATTTCTTTATCATTTAGTCAGAGTCACTGACACAACTACAGAGGTAGCACGCATTCAGTTTGTGCCAATTGTTAACGCGTTTCTTGATGTTTTTCCTGATGTGCTTCCGGGTATTCCACCAGATCAGGTTATCGACTTTGAGATAGATGTGGTGCCAGATACGCAACTGATATCTATTCCCCCGTACCGAATGGCTCCAGACGAGTTGagagaattgaaggagcaattgaaaattttattggataaaggatttattagacctagtgccAGTgatgtttgtgaaaaagaaagatggttctttgaggatgtgtattgactacagacAACTTAACAAGGTGACCATcaagaataggtatccattacCTCGAATAGATaacttgtttgaccagttgcaaggGCAAAGTgcttctcgaagattgatttagggtcggggtatcatcagttgaatattcgagACAAGGATATTCCCAAAATGGCTTTTCGGACCAGCTACGGGCATTATGAATtattggtgatgtcatttgggctaacaaatgcacCCGCAACTTTTATGGATCtaatgaatcgggttttcaaaccATTTCTTGACTGGTtcgtgattgtattcattgatgacatattagtcTATTCGCGAAGTCAAGAGGGGCATACCAATTATTTGAGAATAGTATTGCAGACGCTTTTGGAGCATGGGTTATAtaccaaattttctaagtgtgaaatTTGGCTCGAATCCgtagcattcttgggtcatgtggtatctcgTGAAAGTATTAAGATTGAAGCGGTTAAGAGTTCACCTAGACCAACTACATTGACAGATATTCGTAGTGTTTGGGATTAGCGGGCTACTATCAGCAGTTTGTTGAAGGATTTTCTACTCTTGCATCTCTGTTAACCAATTTGACGTAGAAAGCAGCGAAGTTTcagtggtcagatgcttgtgagaGAAGTTTTCAAGAGTTGAAAGctagattgactacggcaccggtgttgacgtTGCCAACAGGTTTAGGTGAGTTTGTGATTTACTGTGATGCCTCTAGAGTTGGGTTGGATTGTGTCTTGACGCAGAAAGGTAAGGTTATCACGTATGCTTCTAGATAGTTGAAGATCCATGAGAATAACTATCTGACCCGTGACTTGGCTTGCCGCAGTTATATTTgctttgaaaatttggcggcattacttgtacggtgagCCCTATGAAATATACACCGACCATAAAATCTTGAAATATATATTCAAGCAGGGGGAATTAAACCTGAGGCAAAGGAAATGGTTAGAactattgaaggattatgatttAAGCATTCATTACCATCCGGGAAAGGCGAATGTGGTAGACGACGTGCTAAGCAGAAAGTCATGAGGTAATTTGGCTCATTTACCGATAGCTAAAGACATTACCGCTTGTGCCATTACACGTTCCTCTGTTATTGAGCGTGTCAAGGCTAAGCAATTTCAAGATCCAAATTTGGTGAATATTCGAAATTGTGTACAATCTAAAGATATCCTTGCATTTTCCTTTGACGAGGATGGGTTGTTGAAGATGAACGGTTGTATGTACGTGCTAGATATTGATGAAATTAGTAATGAAATTATGGCGGAGGCACACAGGTCGAGATATTCTATACTTCCAGGGTCCAAACAAATGTACAAGGACTTGCGTGAGATCTATTGGTGGAATCGAATGAAGGAAATTATTTCGGATTTCGTGACTAGATGTTTaaattttcagcaagtaaaagctgagcatcaaagacctggtgggtTGGCTCAGAATATTGAGATTCTACtttggaagtgggagatgattaatattgACTTTGTGGTGGGTTTGCCTCACACTCGCTTGAATCATAactctatttgggtgattgtagaccgaCTTACAAAGTCGGCGCATTTCTTACCGGTAAAAATGACTGACACGGCACCTCAGTATGCTAAGTTGTACTTGAAAGAAATTATCAGACTTCACGGTATTCTATTTTCCATTATATCTGATAGAGGggcctatttactgctcatttttgGCAGTCTTTCAAGAATGATTGG from Nicotiana tomentosiformis chromosome 11, ASM39032v3, whole genome shotgun sequence encodes:
- the LOC138901099 gene encoding uncharacterized protein, with translation MVDFGVIMGIDWLYKCYTILDCRAKVVKFEFPNESIREWKGNIAEPRVKFIAYLKAKKMITKGFLYHLVRVTDTTTEVARIQFVPIVNAFLDVFPDVLPGIPPDQVIDFEIDVVPDTQLISIPPYRMAPDELRELKEQLKILLDKGFIRPSASDKAAKFQWSDACERSFQELKARLTTAPVLTLPTGLGEFVIYCDASRVGLDCVLTQKAKDITACAITRSSVIERVKAKQFQDPNLVNIRNCVQSKDILAFSFDEDGLLKMNGCMYVLDIDEISNEIMAEAHRSRYSILPGSKQMYKDLREIYWWNRMKEIISDFVTRCLNFQQVKAEHQRPGGLAQNIEILLWKWEMINIDFVVGLPHTRLNHNSIWVIVDRLTKSAHFLPVKMTDTAPQYAKLYLKEIIRLHGILFSIISDRGAYLLLIFGSLSRMIGYKCQFEYHYSATDWRTG